The following are encoded together in the Arcticibacterium luteifluviistationis genome:
- a CDS encoding DUF7507 domain-containing protein: protein MTIVKTQVGGETTVTKPGNIDYEVVVTNTGNISLTNVVVSDTLPNGTVGTLSTVSENINTNNVLDTTETWTYTISYAVTQADIDAGAELINNAVVTTTELPTPKSDTARTPTSQTPSLTIVKTQVGGENPVTKPGDIDYTIVVTNTGNVSLTNVVVSDTLPNGAVGILPGATESINSNNILDTTETWTYTISYAVTQADIDAGAELVNNAVVTTTELPTPKADTARTPINSNPVLSLTKVADDTTDVYEGQLITYTYHVENKGNVTILDVNVTDVHSGTNPLGTITLQSTTGIDTGLDELVDSLAPGQVATWTSEYIVSSADIAAGVDILNTATATGTPISGILIDPTADEVLEIGQDVVAVDDEDLNNIVGTSVTLDIISNDTLSNGNNPIPTDIKVDLDPATAGIQDSLVVAGEGTFVYDTLTGEVTFTPEVGFTTDPSVINYTLIENQTGLDSTATITITYVEEPPVAVNDEDLDNVVGTTVTLNIIENDSLSDGSLIVDLTDITIDLDPATAGIQDSLVVAGEGTFVYDTLTGEVTFIPEVGFTTDPTPIDYTLIENQTGLDSTATITITYVEEPPVAVNDEDLDNVVGTTVTFNIIENDSLSDGSLIVNLTDITIDLDPATAGIQDSLVVAGEGTFVYDTLTGEVTFTPEVGFTTDPSVINYTLIENQTGLDSTATITITYVEEPPVAVNDEDLDNVVGTTVTLNIIENDSLSDGSLIVDLTDITIDLDPATAGIQDSLVVAGEGTFVYDTLTGEVTFTPEVGFTTDPSVINYTLIENQTGLDSTATITITYVEEPPVAVNDEDLDNVVGTTVTLNIIENDSLSDGSLIVDLTDITLDLDPATAGIQDSLVVAGEGTFVYDTLTGEVTFTPEVGFTTDPTVINYTLIENQTGLDSTATITITYVEEPPVAVNDEDLGNVVGTTVTLNIIANDSLSDGSLIVDLTDITVDLDPATAGIQDSLVVAGEGTFVYDTLTGEVTFTPEVGFTTDPSVINYTLIENQTGLDSTATITITYVEEPPVAVNDEDLDNVVGTTVTLNIIENDSLSDGSLIVDLTDITIDLDPATAGIQDSLVVAGEGTFVYDTLTGEVTFTPEDTFYGQPTPIVYELVENATGLSDTAVITIMYQQMDLSLTKEISTTKPSVGEVVVYTITVSNSGSDTVTNVYVKDYLPNGLINIDSISGGGVVARDTIVWGAFSLASGTDSVFTFKAEISPLFGGVDYENFAEISAADGFDPNSTPGNLDEIPNEDDEDVVCTFIEQFESQYELCEGGSMNLHPVGMNTVKWTFKGTEVSSGDLVLNATTLADSGSYFVTYVSSTGCTYTEEVLIIINTIPTATITGVPSECLGATVLDNGYVIVVPSQEGTTYQISKGTTFDEALGTNPTPQVIPADGVVIKDIANKVGGQNFTVRLFNSNGCSQDFVTLVPEAVCGCPAEVCVPMTFKKTKSLK, encoded by the coding sequence TTGACAATCGTTAAGACGCAAGTAGGTGGAGAAACAACGGTAACAAAACCAGGAAACATCGACTATGAAGTAGTCGTGACGAACACAGGTAATATCAGCTTAACGAACGTAGTAGTAAGTGATACTTTACCAAACGGAACAGTAGGAACACTATCAACAGTATCAGAAAACATTAATACGAACAACGTATTAGATACGACCGAAACTTGGACGTACACGATTAGCTATGCCGTAACGCAAGCCGACATTGATGCCGGAGCGGAATTGATAAACAATGCTGTTGTAACAACGACAGAATTACCAACACCAAAATCAGATACCGCGAGAACGCCAACAAGTCAAACACCAAGCTTGACGATAGTGAAAACGCAAGTAGGTGGCGAGAATCCAGTAACGAAACCAGGTGACATTGATTACACGATTGTAGTAACGAATACTGGTAACGTAAGTCTTACAAACGTAGTCGTAAGCGACACTTTACCAAACGGTGCCGTAGGTATCCTACCAGGAGCAACGGAGAGTATCAATAGTAACAACATCCTAGATACGACTGAAACATGGACGTACACGATTAGCTATGCCGTAACGCAAGCCGACATTGATGCAGGAGCAGAATTGGTAAACAATGCTGTTGTAACGACAACAGAGTTACCAACACCAAAAGCAGATACCGCGAGAACGCCAATCAATTCGAATCCAGTGCTTTCTCTAACGAAAGTGGCAGACGACACTACGGATGTATATGAAGGTCAGTTAATTACTTACACTTATCACGTAGAAAATAAAGGTAATGTTACAATTCTGGATGTTAACGTGACGGATGTTCATAGTGGAACTAATCCTTTAGGAACGATTACATTGCAGAGCACGACAGGAATAGATACTGGTCTAGATGAATTAGTTGATTCACTGGCTCCTGGGCAAGTAGCTACTTGGACTTCGGAATACATCGTTAGCTCAGCAGATATTGCAGCAGGTGTGGATATTTTAAATACTGCGACAGCAACGGGAACACCTATAAGTGGAATTCTTATAGACCCGACTGCGGATGAAGTATTGGAAATCGGACAAGATGTGGTTGCCGTGGATGACGAAGATTTGAATAACATAGTCGGTACAAGTGTAACGCTTGATATTATTTCAAATGATACTTTGTCAAATGGTAATAATCCAATTCCAACAGACATCAAGGTAGACTTAGACCCAGCAACAGCAGGCATCCAAGACTCACTAGTGGTAGCAGGAGAAGGAACGTTTGTTTACGATACCTTGACAGGTGAAGTGACCTTCACACCAGAAGTAGGCTTCACGACCGACCCATCAGTAATCAACTACACGCTAATTGAAAATCAAACCGGTTTAGATAGCACAGCGACAATTACGATAACATATGTAGAAGAGCCGCCAGTAGCGGTCAATGATGAAGATTTGGATAATGTAGTAGGAACTACCGTGACCTTGAACATCATCGAGAATGATAGTCTGAGTGACGGAAGCTTAATAGTTGACTTGACTGATATCACAATAGACTTAGACCCAGCAACAGCGGGTATCCAAGACTCACTAGTGGTAGCAGGAGAAGGAACGTTTGTTTACGATACCTTAACAGGTGAAGTAACATTCATCCCAGAAGTAGGATTTACAACCGACCCAACACCAATCGACTACACGCTAATCGAAAACCAAACAGGTTTAGATAGCACAGCGACGATTACGATAACGTATGTAGAAGAGCCACCAGTAGCGGTCAATGATGAAGACTTGGACAATGTAGTAGGAACTACAGTGACCTTTAACATCATCGAGAATGATAGCCTGAGTGACGGAAGCTTAATAGTTAACTTGACCGATATCACAATAGACTTAGACCCAGCAACAGCGGGTATCCAAGACTCACTAGTGGTAGCAGGAGAAGGAACGTTTGTTTATGATACCTTGACAGGTGAAGTAACCTTCACCCCAGAAGTAGGATTTACAACGGACCCATCAGTAATCAACTACACGCTAATTGAAAATCAAACCGGTTTAGATAGCACAGCAACGATTACGATAACATATGTAGAAGAGCCACCAGTAGCGGTCAATGATGAAGACTTGGACAATGTAGTAGGAACTACAGTGACCTTGAACATCATCGAGAACGACAGCCTGAGTGACGGAAGCTTAATAGTTGACTTGACCGATATCACAATAGACTTAGACCCAGCGACAGCAGGTATCCAAGATTCACTAGTGGTAGCCGGAGAAGGAACGTTTGTTTATGATACCTTGACAGGTGAAGTCACCTTCACACCAGAGGTAGGATTCACAACGGACCCATCAGTAATCAACTATACGCTAATTGAAAATCAAACAGGTTTAGATAGCACAGCGACGATTACGATAACATATGTAGAAGAGCCACCAGTAGCGGTTAATGATGAAGATTTGGACAATGTAGTAGGAACTACAGTGACCTTGAACATCATCGAGAACGACAGCCTGAGTGACGGAAGCTTAATAGTTGACTTGACCGATATCACACTAGACTTAGACCCAGCGACAGCGGGAATTCAAGACTCACTAGTGGTAGCAGGAGAAGGAACGTTTGTTTATGATACCTTGACAGGTGAAGTCACCTTCACACCAGAAGTAGGATTTACAACGGACCCAACAGTAATCAACTATACGCTAATTGAAAATCAAACAGGTTTAGATAGCACAGCGACGATTACGATAACATATGTAGAAGAGCCACCAGTAGCGGTTAATGATGAAGACCTGGGTAATGTAGTAGGAACTACAGTGACCTTGAACATCATCGCTAATGACAGCTTATCTGACGGAAGCTTAATAGTTGACTTGACTGATATCACAGTAGATTTAGACCCAGCGACAGCAGGCATCCAAGACTCACTAGTGGTAGCAGGAGAAGGAACGTTTGTTTACGATACCTTGACAGGTGAAGTAACATTTACTCCAGAAGTAGGATTTACAACCGACCCATCGGTAATCAATTACACGCTTATTGAAAACCAAACAGGTTTAGATAGCACAGCAACGATTACGATAACATATGTAGAAGAGCCGCCAGTAGCGGTCAATGATGAAGACTTGGACAATGTAGTAGGAACTACAGTGACCTTGAACATCATCGAGAACGACAGCCTGAGTGACGGAAGCTTAATAGTAGACTTGACAGATATCACAATAGACTTAGACCCAGCAACAGCAGGCATCCAAGACTCACTAGTGGTAGCAGGAGAAGGAACGTTTGTTTATGATACATTGACAGGTGAAGTAACATTCACACCAGAAGATACATTTTACGGTCAGCCAACGCCAATAGTTTATGAATTAGTGGAGAATGCTACCGGCCTGTCAGACACTGCGGTTATTACTATCATGTATCAACAGATGGACTTGAGTTTAACCAAGGAAATTAGTACAACAAAACCGAGTGTTGGAGAGGTTGTGGTTTACACAATAACCGTATCAAATTCAGGGTCCGATACTGTGACGAATGTATATGTTAAAGATTATCTTCCTAATGGATTGATAAATATTGATAGCATTTCAGGAGGTGGGGTAGTAGCAAGAGATACCATAGTTTGGGGAGCATTTAGCTTGGCCTCTGGTACTGACAGTGTATTTACTTTCAAAGCTGAAATTTCACCATTGTTTGGTGGAGTTGATTATGAAAACTTTGCGGAGATTTCTGCTGCAGATGGTTTCGACCCTAATTCTACCCCAGGAAACTTGGATGAAATTCCAAATGAGGACGACGAAGATGTGGTTTGTACTTTTATTGAACAGTTCGAAAGCCAATATGAACTATGTGAAGGTGGTTCTATGAACTTGCATCCAGTAGGTATGAATACAGTTAAATGGACCTTTAAGGGAACCGAAGTGAGTTCTGGAGATTTAGTTTTAAACGCCACTACTCTGGCAGATTCAGGCTCTTACTTCGTGACTTATGTTAGCAGTACTGGTTGTACATATACAGAGGAAGTTTTAATTATTATTAATACTATTCCTACCGCAACTATTACTGGTGTTCCATCTGAATGTTTAGGAGCTACTGTTTTAGATAATGGATACGTTATTGTAGTTCCGAGTCAAGAAGGAACAACTTATCAGATATCTAAAGGAACTACCTTTGATGAAGCTCTGGGAACTAATCCTACACCTCAGGTTATTCCAGCTGATGGAGTTGTAATTAAAGACATTGCAAACAAAGTAGGAGGTCAAAACTTTACAGTAAGGTTGTTTAATAGTAATGGCTGTAGCCAAGACTTTGTGACACTAGTACCTGAGGCTGTTTGTGGCTGTCCAGCAGAAGTTTGTGTGCCAATGACCTTTAAGAAGACAAAGAGTTTAAAGTAA